One part of the Anaeromyxobacter sp. Fw109-5 genome encodes these proteins:
- a CDS encoding DUF429 domain-containing protein — translation MAENEGSSGSAAAVFGRARPPSVSLPDRGVVIGLRWSGVEGAGNQILAAKIECGRTKVRLTRLWRPFTDAPGRRDVHVRFAGWLAEEAKWAEGRLVVGVDFALSLSETHLRQLGLLRQALRGPAVLGRNLHERFVGAGGDFTEGAARFRDELGKDRPRATDCYRGELAPPTSARTYRQTFFGLCTLAHVQASFLPWDPPQPGRPSIAEVRPAHVARVLCGVCGYRDDDRDGVARASTRAAILRTLRSAAKLEFEMEQAAQVVEDGRGEHLDAVLAATGAAAASEDGFQGVPSNVPRSEGWIHSVREEPWR, via the coding sequence ATGGCAGAGAACGAGGGCAGCAGCGGCTCAGCGGCGGCGGTGTTCGGCCGCGCCCGCCCGCCCTCCGTCTCCCTGCCGGATCGCGGGGTGGTCATCGGCCTGCGCTGGAGCGGCGTCGAGGGCGCGGGCAACCAGATCCTCGCCGCCAAGATCGAGTGCGGACGGACGAAGGTGCGGCTCACTCGCCTGTGGCGCCCGTTCACCGACGCGCCCGGCCGCCGCGACGTGCACGTGCGCTTCGCCGGCTGGCTCGCGGAGGAGGCGAAGTGGGCGGAGGGCCGGCTCGTCGTCGGCGTGGACTTCGCCCTGTCGCTCTCGGAGACCCACCTCCGCCAGCTCGGGCTGCTGCGCCAGGCGCTCCGCGGCCCGGCGGTCCTCGGCCGGAACCTCCACGAGCGGTTCGTGGGCGCGGGCGGCGACTTCACGGAAGGTGCAGCGCGGTTCCGGGACGAGCTCGGGAAGGATCGCCCGCGCGCGACCGACTGCTACCGCGGCGAGCTCGCCCCGCCCACGAGCGCGCGCACCTACCGCCAGACGTTCTTCGGGCTCTGCACGCTCGCCCACGTGCAGGCGAGCTTCCTCCCCTGGGATCCGCCGCAGCCGGGCAGGCCGTCCATCGCGGAGGTGCGGCCCGCCCACGTGGCGCGCGTCCTCTGCGGCGTGTGCGGCTACCGCGACGACGACCGCGACGGCGTCGCGCGGGCCTCCACCCGGGCGGCCATCCTGCGCACGCTGCGCAGCGCGGCGAAGCTCGAGTTCGAGATGGAGCAGGCGGCGCAGGTCGTCGAGGACGGCCGCGGGGAACACCTCGACGCCGTGCTCGCCGCCACGGGGGCGGCCGCCGCGTCGGAGGACGGGTTCCAGGGAGTCCCCTCGAACGTGCCGCGCTCGGAGGGATGGATCCACTCCGTGCGCGAGGAGCCGTGGCGCTGA
- a CDS encoding uracil-DNA glycosylase family protein, translated as MALRVKGSRPRKASSVVAALEAVHRDIQAFRPDGFGPPVHGPAVASRILLVGQAPGPHEARFGRPFAWTAGKTLFRWLERATGADEQTVRARVYIAAVVRCFPGKTTGGGDRVPSPEECALWRGFLAREVEILAPRLVIPVGRLAIQEVLGHTEPIAAVVGRTLRTQFHGVNVDVLPLPHPSGASTWFKMEPGRTLLEDALALLARHPEVARAFPRRAAR; from the coding sequence GTGGCGCTGAGGGTGAAGGGGTCACGGCCGCGCAAGGCCTCGAGCGTCGTCGCCGCCCTGGAGGCGGTGCACCGCGACATCCAGGCGTTCCGGCCGGACGGCTTCGGGCCGCCCGTTCACGGTCCGGCCGTCGCGAGCCGGATCCTGCTCGTCGGCCAGGCGCCGGGCCCCCACGAGGCGCGCTTCGGCAGGCCTTTCGCGTGGACGGCGGGGAAGACCCTGTTCCGCTGGCTGGAGCGCGCCACCGGCGCGGACGAGCAGACCGTCCGCGCGCGCGTCTACATCGCCGCCGTGGTGCGCTGCTTCCCGGGCAAGACGACGGGCGGGGGCGACCGGGTCCCCTCGCCGGAAGAGTGCGCGCTGTGGCGCGGCTTCCTCGCGCGCGAGGTGGAGATCCTCGCGCCGCGCCTCGTGATCCCGGTCGGCCGGCTCGCCATCCAGGAGGTCCTCGGCCACACGGAGCCCATCGCGGCCGTGGTCGGACGCACGCTGAGGACGCAGTTCCACGGGGTGAACGTGGACGTCCTGCCGCTGCCGCATCCGTCCGGGGCCTCGACCTGGTTCAAGATGGAGCCCGGGCGCACGCTGCTCGAGGACGCGCTGGCCTTGCTCGCGCGCCACCCCGAGGTGGCGCGCGCGTTCCCGCGGAGGGCGGCGAGGTGA
- a CDS encoding septal ring lytic transglycosylase RlpA family protein, whose protein sequence is MTARRSRPLGRVALAVLLGAVAACSHAPRHAPDESPRRPSAEAPAASGEVGLASFYGKRFHGRRTASGARYDMNAMTCAHPRAPFGARLKVTDLENGRSVVVTVNDRGPFKRGRVVDLSRAAARKLGMIERGLARVRVERAD, encoded by the coding sequence GTGACGGCGCGCCGCTCCAGGCCGTTGGGGCGGGTCGCGCTCGCCGTGCTCCTCGGCGCGGTGGCGGCCTGCAGCCACGCGCCCCGGCACGCGCCCGACGAGTCTCCGCGCCGGCCGTCCGCGGAGGCGCCCGCGGCGTCGGGCGAGGTGGGGCTGGCGAGCTTCTACGGGAAGCGCTTCCACGGGCGCCGCACCGCGAGCGGGGCGCGCTACGACATGAACGCGATGACCTGCGCCCACCCCCGCGCCCCGTTCGGCGCGAGGCTCAAGGTCACGGATCTCGAGAACGGACGGAGCGTCGTCGTCACGGTCAACGACCGCGGCCCCTTCAAGCGCGGACGCGTCGTGGACCTGTCGAGGGCCGCGGCCCGCAAGCTCGGCATGATCGAGCGCGGGCTCGCGCGCGTCCGCGTGGAGCGCGCGGACTGA